From a single Asticcacaulis sp. MM231 genomic region:
- a CDS encoding type II toxin-antitoxin system Phd/YefM family antitoxin: protein MTTISSRDFNQDVGKAKRLARQEPVFITDRGRPSHVLMSFEAFRQISGQTESIIDLLAMPDTSDLELDTTPSDSSWDRTEALDEVGG, encoded by the coding sequence ATGACAACCATCAGCAGCCGCGACTTCAATCAGGATGTCGGCAAGGCCAAGCGCCTCGCGCGCCAGGAACCCGTCTTCATCACCGATCGCGGCCGCCCTTCGCACGTCCTGATGAGTTTCGAGGCGTTTCGCCAGATCAGCGGCCAGACAGAAAGCATTATCGATCTGCTGGCCATGCCCGACACTAGCGATCTGGAACTAGACACCACGCCCTCCGACTCAAGTTGGGACCGCACGGAAGCGCTAGATGAAGTAGGCGGCTGA
- a CDS encoding type II toxin-antitoxin system VapC family toxin gives MYLLDTPVISELRKAKTGRCDPGVVRWASGVARQNLYMSAISLLELENSVGKAERKDKVQAAPLRVWLDEQVMNAFDGRILPVDSAVVKKRAALSPTDPKSERDALVAATAQVHGLVLVTRQTTAFKSARVKVFNPWGYTPEDELNDDNADWQQVAKTGPLWLKNLFLRF, from the coding sequence ATGTACCTGCTCGATACCCCCGTCATCAGCGAACTGCGCAAGGCCAAAACCGGCCGCTGCGACCCCGGAGTGGTACGCTGGGCCTCCGGCGTGGCGCGGCAAAATCTCTATATGTCGGCCATCAGCCTACTGGAGCTTGAAAACAGTGTTGGCAAAGCCGAGCGCAAGGATAAGGTTCAGGCCGCCCCTCTGCGGGTCTGGCTCGATGAGCAAGTGATGAATGCTTTTGACGGACGCATTCTGCCGGTCGATTCGGCTGTGGTCAAAAAACGCGCCGCACTTTCCCCGACCGATCCGAAAAGCGAACGCGACGCGCTGGTGGCCGCCACGGCGCAGGTTCATGGCCTGGTGCTGGTGACGCGCCAGACGACCGCCTTCAAATCGGCGCGGGTTAAGGTCTTTAACCCTTGGGGCTATACCCCCGAAGATGAACTGAACGATGATAATGCCGACTGGCAACAGGTTGCCAAGACCGGCCCGCTCTGGCTAAAGAACCTATTCTTGCGTTTCTAA
- a CDS encoding Rrf2 family transcriptional regulator codes for MAQTDRPMLPSKQIAEAADIPQKFLDNILQELRQNGIVDSKRGIFGGYFLAKDARNIILGDIIRIIDGPLAPIRCASLTAYQKCDDCRDEAACQLRHLMLDVRNAMSGVLDQRCLQDLVTDPSLTAA; via the coding sequence ATGGCACAGACTGACCGTCCGATGCTGCCCAGTAAACAGATTGCCGAGGCAGCGGACATACCGCAGAAATTCCTCGACAACATCCTGCAGGAATTGCGGCAGAACGGAATCGTCGATTCCAAACGCGGCATTTTCGGCGGCTATTTCCTGGCGAAGGACGCCAGAAACATCATCCTTGGCGATATTATTCGCATCATTGATGGCCCGCTTGCCCCGATACGCTGCGCCAGCCTGACGGCCTATCAGAAGTGCGATGACTGCCGCGACGAAGCGGCTTGTCAGTTGCGCCACCTGATGCTCGATGTGCGCAACGCCATGTCGGGCGTGCTTGATCAGCGATGTTTGCAGGATCTGGTTACAGATCCCTCCCTCACCGCCGCTTAA
- a CDS encoding YezD family protein: MSVSSTAPVRADFKERDLTEIERQILTSLQQIRFGSLEIVIHDSRVVQIERSEKLRFDAKGKALNESLS, encoded by the coding sequence ATGAGTGTGTCATCTACAGCCCCCGTGCGCGCTGATTTCAAGGAGCGCGACCTCACCGAAATCGAGCGCCAGATCCTGACCAGTCTCCAGCAAATCCGTTTCGGCTCGCTGGAAATCGTTATCCACGACTCGCGCGTGGTTCAGATTGAACGCAGCGAAAAACTGCGCTTCGACGCCAAAGGCAAAGCCCTCAACGAGAGCCTTTCCTGA
- a CDS encoding porin, which produces MRFTKTSLSLGALAASLAAPLAFIPAIASAQDAQTTEAAPLTYEERIARLEQELDTLKRQRELDQELATSAAAKTPVAVLDKKGLKFTSADGKYEFGINAQVNIDAHSWGDDGGSLQDEVVARLIRPTFTGKAGNASFRFTPELGGSSSASASIVDAYIEYKFVDALQFRAGKFKSPLGLERLQADADVIWTERGHSTNLVPNRDVGYQAFGTFFDGALEYQVGLFNGATDGVNLNNDLDNHKDVAYRVFGSPFANSSIVWLQGLSIGYAGSDGQHIGNTTNTQLGSYRTPGQQVFFKYGTGVYSNGKETRSNPQASFYLNNFGILADYVTVKQDVKLGTKAAQLENKALDVSTSWVITGENVGFKGGVKPANDFNWKKGTWGAVELTARYGYTEIDKDAFTLGFASLTSSAQKATSTGFGVGWYWSENLKLIADWDQTEFEGGAVAGADRRKENFASGRIQFRY; this is translated from the coding sequence ATGCGTTTCACCAAGACCTCTCTCAGCCTCGGCGCGCTTGCCGCTTCTTTGGCAGCCCCCCTCGCCTTCATCCCCGCCATCGCCTCAGCACAGGACGCCCAGACCACCGAAGCCGCGCCGCTCACCTATGAAGAGCGCATCGCTCGCCTCGAACAGGAACTCGACACCTTAAAGCGCCAGCGCGAACTCGATCAGGAACTGGCGACATCGGCCGCCGCCAAGACACCCGTCGCCGTGCTTGATAAAAAAGGCCTGAAGTTCACCTCGGCCGACGGCAAGTATGAATTCGGCATCAATGCCCAGGTCAATATTGACGCCCATAGCTGGGGCGACGATGGCGGCAGCTTACAGGATGAAGTCGTCGCCCGCCTGATACGCCCGACCTTCACCGGCAAGGCCGGCAACGCCTCCTTCCGTTTCACGCCGGAACTGGGCGGGTCGTCCTCCGCGTCCGCTTCGATTGTTGACGCCTATATTGAATACAAGTTCGTTGACGCACTGCAATTCCGCGCCGGTAAGTTCAAGTCGCCGCTCGGCCTTGAACGCCTGCAGGCCGATGCCGATGTCATCTGGACCGAGCGCGGTCACTCAACCAACCTCGTGCCGAACCGTGACGTCGGTTATCAGGCGTTCGGCACCTTCTTCGACGGCGCCCTGGAATACCAGGTCGGCCTATTCAATGGCGCTACAGATGGCGTCAACCTGAACAACGACCTCGATAACCACAAGGATGTCGCTTACCGCGTCTTCGGCAGCCCCTTCGCCAATTCCAGCATCGTCTGGCTGCAAGGCCTCAGCATCGGCTATGCCGGCTCGGACGGTCAGCACATCGGCAACACCACCAATACCCAACTTGGCAGCTATCGCACGCCTGGCCAGCAAGTGTTCTTCAAATATGGCACCGGCGTCTATTCCAACGGCAAGGAAACCCGTTCCAACCCACAGGCCTCCTTCTATCTCAACAACTTCGGCATCCTGGCCGACTATGTGACGGTCAAGCAGGACGTCAAACTCGGCACCAAGGCCGCACAGCTTGAAAACAAAGCGCTCGACGTTTCAACCTCTTGGGTCATCACCGGTGAGAACGTCGGCTTCAAGGGTGGCGTCAAGCCGGCCAACGACTTCAACTGGAAGAAGGGCACCTGGGGCGCCGTCGAACTGACCGCCCGTTACGGCTACACCGAAATCGACAAGGACGCCTTCACCCTCGGCTTCGCATCGTTGACCTCTTCGGCTCAAAAAGCGACCTCCACCGGCTTCGGCGTCGGCTGGTACTGGAGCGAAAACCTGAAGCTGATCGCCGACTGGGATCAGACCGAATTCGAAGGCGGTGCTGTTGCCGGGGCGGATCGTCGCAAGGAGAACTTCGCCTCCGGCCGCATTCAGTTCCGCTACTAA
- a CDS encoding sulfate ABC transporter substrate-binding protein: MSSNKVQRRSFLTGLIGGVSLAATGALSVGTSAVAKTRELLNVSYDPTREFYTVYNAAFSKYWKAKTGEDITIRQSHGGSGAQARSVIDGVPADVVTLALAADIDSISQKAGILPANWQTRFPKNSTPYASTIVFLVRKGNPKKIKDWDDLIRLDVSVITPNPKTSGGARWNYLAAYAYAKKRWGTDALAKEFLGNLFKRVPVLDTGARGSTVTFVERGVGDVLIAWENEAYLAVNQLGKGKFDIVYPSISILAEPPVAVVDKNAAKKGNLAAAKEYLTYLYSDEAQEIIAKNYYRPSNPAILAKYASTFPSLPLVTINDFGGWKKVQKEQFDYGGIFDQITKK, encoded by the coding sequence ATGTCTTCCAATAAAGTTCAACGCAGAAGCTTTCTTACCGGCCTGATCGGCGGCGTCAGCCTGGCCGCCACCGGTGCGCTCTCCGTGGGTACGTCCGCCGTCGCCAAGACCCGCGAACTGCTCAACGTCTCCTACGACCCCACCCGCGAGTTCTACACCGTCTATAACGCTGCTTTCAGCAAGTACTGGAAGGCCAAGACCGGCGAAGACATCACTATCCGCCAGAGCCATGGTGGTTCCGGTGCCCAGGCACGCTCGGTCATCGATGGCGTTCCCGCCGATGTGGTGACCCTGGCGCTCGCTGCCGACATTGACTCGATCTCGCAAAAGGCTGGCATCCTGCCGGCCAACTGGCAGACCCGCTTCCCGAAAAACTCGACGCCCTATGCCTCGACCATCGTCTTCCTCGTGCGCAAAGGCAACCCGAAGAAGATCAAGGATTGGGACGATCTGATCCGTCTCGACGTTTCGGTTATCACACCGAATCCGAAAACCTCGGGCGGCGCGCGCTGGAACTATCTCGCCGCCTACGCCTACGCCAAAAAACGCTGGGGCACGGACGCTCTCGCCAAGGAATTCCTCGGCAACCTGTTCAAGCGCGTGCCGGTGCTCGATACCGGCGCCCGCGGCTCGACCGTCACTTTCGTCGAACGCGGCGTGGGCGATGTGCTGATCGCCTGGGAAAATGAGGCCTATCTAGCCGTCAATCAACTGGGCAAGGGCAAGTTCGACATCGTTTATCCGTCGATCTCGATCCTGGCTGAACCGCCGGTCGCCGTGGTTGACAAGAACGCCGCCAAGAAGGGCAATCTGGCTGCTGCCAAGGAATACCTGACCTATCTCTACAGCGATGAAGCACAAGAGATCATCGCAAAGAACTATTATCGTCCAAGCAATCCGGCGATCCTGGCCAAGTATGCCAGCACTTTCCCAAGTCTGCCGCTGGTCACCATCAATGATTTCGGCGGCTGGAAGAAGGTCCAGAAGGAACAGTTCGACTACGGCGGCATCTTCGATCAGATAACGAAGAAGTAA
- a CDS encoding sulfate ABC transporter substrate-binding protein: protein MQRRSFLTTAVAGVALLATGATRDALAAPKPIQLLNVSYDPTRELYTAYNAAFSKYWKAKTGQDVTVRQSHGGSGAQARSVIEGSPADVVTLALSDDIDQIAAKAGLLPANWQSRLPLNSSPYTSTIVLLVRKGNPKNIRDWGDLARPGVGVITPNPKTGGGARWNYLAAYAWALKAYNKDEAKARDFVKKVYDNVKVLDTGARGSTTTFVERGIGDVLIAWENEALLTQAKLGKGKFEIIVPSISILAEPSVAVVDKNANKHGALAVSREYLNYLYSAEGQNIIGKNFYRPSDPTAAAKYASQFAKINLVTIRDFGGWKKVQSVHFAYGGIFDQITKR from the coding sequence ATGCAAAGACGCTCTTTTCTGACCACGGCTGTGGCCGGTGTGGCGCTGCTCGCCACCGGCGCCACGCGCGACGCACTGGCCGCGCCCAAACCGATCCAGCTTCTCAATGTATCCTACGATCCGACCCGCGAACTCTACACCGCCTACAACGCCGCCTTCAGCAAATACTGGAAGGCTAAAACCGGTCAGGACGTCACCGTCCGTCAGAGCCATGGCGGCTCCGGCGCTCAGGCCCGTTCTGTGATCGAAGGCAGCCCGGCCGATGTCGTTACCCTGGCGCTGTCGGACGATATAGACCAGATCGCAGCCAAGGCCGGGCTTTTGCCAGCCAACTGGCAGAGCCGCCTGCCGCTCAATTCTTCGCCCTATACCTCGACCATTGTTCTGCTGGTTCGCAAGGGCAATCCGAAGAATATCCGTGACTGGGGTGATCTCGCCCGTCCCGGCGTTGGCGTCATTACGCCTAACCCAAAGACCGGCGGCGGTGCGCGTTGGAACTATCTCGCCGCCTATGCCTGGGCGCTGAAGGCCTACAACAAGGACGAGGCCAAGGCGCGGGACTTCGTCAAGAAGGTTTATGACAACGTCAAGGTGCTGGATACCGGCGCTCGCGGTTCGACAACGACCTTCGTCGAACGCGGTATAGGTGATGTGCTGATCGCTTGGGAAAACGAAGCCCTGCTCACCCAGGCCAAGCTCGGCAAGGGCAAGTTCGAGATCATAGTGCCGTCCATATCCATCCTGGCCGAACCCTCGGTCGCGGTGGTCGACAAGAACGCCAACAAGCATGGCGCCCTTGCGGTTTCGCGCGAGTACCTCAACTATCTCTATAGCGCCGAAGGCCAGAACATCATTGGCAAGAACTTCTATCGGCCGAGTGATCCGACGGCGGCCGCCAAATATGCCAGCCAGTTCGCGAAAATCAACCTCGTCACCATCCGCGACTTCGGCGGGTGGAAAAAAGTCCAGTCCGTCCACTTCGCTTATGGCGGCATATTCGATCAGATAACAAAGCGATAA
- the cysT gene encoding sulfate ABC transporter permease subunit CysT: protein MTGQPDTAVPDPTIPDHFKAPHPATGTTRVLPGFKITLGVTIFFLSTIVIIPLAALIARPWEHGLAGFLFVLTDERVIHALALSFFTALAAAVVNVFAGLAVAWALTRYSFPGRRLLDALIDLPFALPTAVAGIALSSLYAANGWVGSLLEPHGIKIAYTPIGIFLALTFIGLPFVVRSVQPVLAEFEAEVEEAAETLGANVVQTAFRVILPALMPSLVTGFSLALARGVGEYGSVIFIAGNMPYVSEIAPLLIVIKLQEYDYAGAASVGVIMLGISLLILLALNIVQRMFANLGSAK, encoded by the coding sequence ATGACGGGACAACCCGACACCGCCGTACCTGATCCGACCATACCGGACCATTTCAAGGCGCCCCATCCGGCCACAGGCACCACCCGCGTCCTGCCCGGCTTCAAGATCACGCTTGGCGTCACGATCTTTTTCCTCAGCACCATTGTCATTATCCCGCTGGCGGCATTGATTGCCCGTCCGTGGGAACATGGCCTGGCAGGCTTCCTGTTCGTCCTGACCGACGAGCGCGTCATCCACGCCCTAGCCTTGAGCTTCTTCACTGCACTGGCCGCCGCCGTCGTCAATGTCTTTGCCGGCCTTGCCGTCGCCTGGGCCCTGACACGCTACAGTTTTCCCGGCCGACGCCTGCTTGACGCCCTGATCGACCTGCCCTTCGCCCTGCCCACCGCCGTCGCCGGCATCGCCCTGTCGAGCCTTTACGCCGCCAACGGCTGGGTCGGCAGCCTGCTGGAGCCGCACGGCATCAAGATCGCCTATACACCTATCGGCATCTTCCTGGCTCTCACCTTTATCGGTCTTCCGTTTGTGGTTCGCAGCGTCCAGCCGGTGCTGGCCGAATTTGAGGCCGAGGTCGAGGAAGCCGCTGAAACCCTGGGCGCCAACGTGGTCCAGACCGCTTTTCGCGTCATCCTGCCCGCCCTCATGCCCTCGCTCGTCACCGGCTTCTCGCTGGCCCTTGCGCGCGGCGTCGGCGAATATGGCAGCGTCATCTTCATCGCTGGCAATATGCCCTATGTCTCCGAAATCGCCCCCCTGCTGATCGTCATCAAGCTGCAGGAATATGACTATGCCGGCGCCGCCTCGGTCGGTGTCATTATGTTGGGCATCTCGCTGCTTATCCTGCTGGCGCTCAACATCGTCCAGCGCATGTTCGCAAATCTCGGGAGCGCCAAATGA
- the cysW gene encoding sulfate ABC transporter permease subunit CysW: MTAKAARAPKTLGAYALLAFALLWLGVIVLLPLINVLVTAFSQGLPPYLAALHTQDAKAAILLTLLVAAIAVPLNAIFGICAAWCITRFEFKGKSLLLSILDLPFSISPVISGLVWILLFGAQGWFGFLLRDHDIKIVFALPGLVLATVLVTLPFIARELIPLMEDQGTDEEVAARTLGARGWDIFFRVTLPNIKWALLYGVLLCTARAMGEFGAVSVVSGHIRGLTDTLPLYIEITYNQYDTIGAFAAASILAGLAIVTLVLKSLLEWRFAGELAASRRH, encoded by the coding sequence ATGACCGCCAAAGCCGCCAGAGCGCCCAAAACCCTCGGGGCCTATGCCCTGCTCGCCTTCGCCCTTCTGTGGCTGGGCGTCATCGTCCTGCTGCCATTGATCAATGTGCTGGTCACCGCCTTCTCGCAAGGCCTGCCGCCCTATCTGGCCGCGCTCCATACCCAGGACGCCAAGGCCGCCATCCTCTTGACCCTGCTGGTCGCCGCCATCGCCGTGCCGCTTAACGCCATCTTCGGAATCTGTGCCGCCTGGTGCATCACGCGCTTCGAGTTCAAGGGCAAGAGTTTGCTGCTCTCGATCCTCGACCTGCCCTTCTCCATCTCGCCGGTCATTTCCGGTCTGGTGTGGATTCTGCTCTTCGGCGCACAAGGCTGGTTCGGCTTCCTGCTGCGCGATCATGATATCAAGATCGTGTTCGCCCTGCCGGGTCTGGTGCTGGCCACGGTGCTCGTCACCCTACCCTTCATCGCCCGCGAACTGATCCCGCTGATGGAAGACCAGGGCACTGACGAAGAGGTCGCGGCCCGCACGCTCGGCGCCCGCGGCTGGGATATTTTCTTCCGCGTCACCCTGCCCAATATCAAGTGGGCCCTGCTCTACGGGGTGCTGTTGTGTACGGCGCGCGCCATGGGCGAATTCGGCGCCGTGTCGGTCGTTTCCGGCCACATCCGCGGCCTGACCGACACCCTGCCGCTCTATATCGAGATCACCTATAACCAGTACGACACCATCGGCGCTTTCGCCGCGGCCTCTATCCTCGCTGGTCTCGCCATCGTCACGCTCGTGCTCAAATCCCTTCTGGAATGGCGTTTCGCGGGTGAACTCGCCGCCAGCCGTCGACACTAG
- a CDS encoding sulfate/molybdate ABC transporter ATP-binding protein, with product MSLIIKNVNKTFTNFPALKDVTFEARSGEFIALLGPSGSGKTTLLRLLAGLDTPNAGEISFEGENYLKLNPRDRRVGMVFQSYALFRHMTVAQNIAFGLNVRPAKERPSKAEIKSTVERLLKLIQMEDLGKRYPSQLSGGQRQRVALARALAINPRILLLDEPFGALDALVRKDLRRWLKRIHHETGVTTIFVTHDQEEALDLADRVVVLKAGKVEQIGTPLEIHSQPSSAFVFDFLGSANKANGRIKDGVAHFDGFSAPVTGAANDGDYTLRFRPYEAHLSRTGTGIPVTVTAVLPAGSNLRLELKGTDGALFETQHPHGSEAQDFSVGETLRLKPERVYAYA from the coding sequence ATGTCGCTCATTATCAAGAACGTCAACAAGACCTTCACCAACTTCCCGGCGCTCAAGGATGTGACCTTCGAGGCCAGATCCGGAGAGTTCATCGCCCTGCTCGGTCCATCGGGTTCCGGCAAGACCACGCTTTTGCGCCTGCTGGCCGGGCTCGATACGCCCAATGCCGGCGAGATCAGCTTTGAAGGCGAGAATTACCTCAAGCTCAATCCGCGCGATCGCCGCGTCGGTATGGTGTTCCAGTCCTACGCCCTGTTCCGTCACATGACCGTGGCACAGAACATCGCTTTTGGCCTCAATGTCCGTCCCGCAAAGGAACGCCCGTCGAAGGCCGAGATAAAATCAACCGTTGAACGTCTGCTCAAGTTGATCCAGATGGAAGACCTCGGCAAGCGCTATCCGTCGCAGCTTTCCGGCGGCCAGCGTCAGCGCGTCGCGCTCGCCCGTGCGCTCGCCATCAATCCGCGCATCCTGCTGCTTGATGAGCCCTTCGGCGCCCTCGACGCCCTTGTGCGCAAGGATCTGCGCCGCTGGCTGAAACGTATCCATCATGAAACCGGGGTCACCACCATCTTCGTGACGCACGATCAGGAAGAAGCACTCGATCTCGCCGATCGTGTCGTCGTGCTCAAGGCAGGTAAGGTCGAACAGATCGGCACGCCACTTGAAATCCACAGTCAGCCATCCTCGGCCTTTGTGTTTGACTTCCTCGGCTCGGCCAACAAGGCCAATGGCCGCATCAAGGACGGCGTCGCCCATTTCGACGGCTTCAGCGCACCTGTGACGGGCGCGGCTAATGATGGGGACTACACGCTGCGTTTTCGTCCTTACGAGGCGCACCTTTCACGCACGGGCACCGGCATTCCGGTGACGGTGACGGCCGTCTTACCGGCGGGCAGCAATCTGCGTCTGGAGCTGAAAGGGACCGATGGCGCCCTGTTCGAGACCCAGCACCCCCACGGCAGCGAAGCACAAGACTTTTCCGTCGGCGAGACGCTTCGCCTAAAGCCGGAGCGGGTCTACGCTTACGCCTAA
- a CDS encoding inorganic phosphate transporter, whose translation MFDASFESNPIDSVTPPPVPPKKLRLSPNLFFLVPILLGLIYIGYSVHKDAAAIGEPLAMGAFLFLGLALVIAFGFEFVNGFHDTANAVATVIYTHSMPPLFAVIWSGVFNFLGVLASTGAVAYGIVLLLPVELILQVGTGAGYAMIFALLISAIIWNLGTWMLGIPNSSSHALIGSIMGVGLANQLMTSAVNATSGIDWAQAAKVGKALIFSPLIGFIAAALLLLAMKTLIRNPKLYEAPKDQAPPPFWIRTTLIAACTGVSFAHGGNDGQKGMGLIMIILIGVAPATYALNRALPDTAQPAYVASLDASEQAFVVHAHGASVPTLDIARSAVNAAVRNRRIDTPDIYGALAMMTGNIETQIKVHGALSKVPSADMPQLRNDMYLVNGAVSILKADKNAKAKPDTKALSGLQTTLNDMTRYVPTWVKIATALALGLGTMVGWKRIVVTVGEKIGKSHMTYGQGAAAGLVAAVTIYAAERLGLPVSTTHILSGGVAGTMTANRSGLQWSTIRGIAMAWVLTLPATIVLSGLLYFILRQVL comes from the coding sequence ATGTTCGATGCGTCCTTTGAATCCAACCCGATTGACTCGGTGACACCGCCGCCCGTTCCGCCCAAAAAGCTGCGTTTGTCCCCCAACCTCTTCTTTTTAGTGCCGATCCTGTTGGGTCTGATCTATATCGGTTATAGCGTCCATAAGGATGCCGCCGCCATCGGCGAGCCTTTGGCCATGGGCGCTTTTCTCTTCCTGGGTCTGGCGCTAGTGATCGCCTTCGGTTTCGAGTTCGTCAACGGCTTCCACGATACCGCCAACGCTGTCGCCACTGTCATCTATACCCACTCCATGCCGCCGCTTTTCGCCGTCATCTGGTCGGGCGTCTTTAACTTCCTCGGCGTCCTGGCCTCGACCGGCGCGGTCGCCTACGGCATCGTGCTGCTGCTGCCCGTCGAACTAATCCTCCAGGTCGGCACCGGCGCCGGCTACGCCATGATCTTCGCCCTGCTGATCTCGGCCATCATCTGGAACCTTGGCACCTGGATGCTCGGCATCCCCAACTCGTCGTCGCACGCCCTGATCGGCTCGATCATGGGGGTTGGCCTCGCCAACCAGCTCATGACCTCAGCGGTCAACGCCACCTCGGGCATAGATTGGGCGCAGGCGGCCAAGGTCGGCAAGGCGTTGATCTTCTCGCCACTGATCGGCTTTATCGCCGCCGCTCTCCTTTTGCTGGCCATGAAGACACTGATCCGCAATCCGAAGCTTTACGAAGCGCCGAAAGATCAGGCGCCGCCGCCGTTCTGGATTCGCACCACCCTGATCGCCGCCTGCACAGGCGTATCGTTCGCGCACGGCGGCAATGACGGCCAGAAGGGCATGGGCCTCATCATGATCATCCTGATTGGCGTCGCGCCGGCGACCTATGCCCTCAACCGCGCCCTGCCCGACACCGCCCAACCGGCCTATGTCGCTTCCCTCGATGCCAGTGAGCAGGCCTTCGTCGTTCACGCCCACGGCGCTTCCGTTCCCACGCTCGATATCGCCCGCAGCGCCGTCAATGCCGCCGTCCGTAACCGCCGCATCGATACGCCCGATATCTACGGCGCACTGGCCATGATGACTGGCAACATAGAGACCCAGATAAAGGTACACGGCGCGTTGAGCAAGGTTCCTTCCGCCGACATGCCGCAACTTCGCAACGACATGTATCTGGTCAATGGCGCGGTCAGCATTCTCAAAGCGGATAAAAATGCGAAAGCCAAGCCCGACACCAAAGCCTTAAGCGGCTTGCAAACCACGCTGAACGACATGACACGCTACGTCCCCACCTGGGTCAAGATCGCCACGGCTCTGGCGCTCGGCCTTGGCACCATGGTCGGCTGGAAGCGTATCGTCGTCACGGTCGGTGAAAAGATTGGCAAATCGCACATGACCTATGGTCAGGGCGCCGCTGCGGGTCTTGTGGCGGCCGTCACCATCTACGCCGCCGAACGTCTCGGTCTGCCGGTTTCGACCACGCATATCCTCTCCGGTGGCGTGGCCGGCACCATGACCGCCAATCGCTCAGGCCTGCAATGGTCGACCATACGCGGCATAGCCATGGCCTGGGTGCTTACCCTGCCCGCAACCATCGTGCTGTCAGGCCTGCTCTACTTCATCCTGCGTCAGGTTTTATAA